A segment of the Flavobacterium azooxidireducens genome:
TTCTACAACTGTCATGATTTTTTCAGCTTCAGCCATCAAAATTTCAGGATAATTTCCATCCACTTCAATGAGTAAATGAGCTTGAATTTCATTTTTCACTTGAACGTTCAATCCATCAATGTATTCTAAAGCCCAATCAATGGCATCGCGTTCCATAAATTCCAACGCACTCGGAACAATTCCTGCTCTAAAAATGGCTGAAACGGCTTCACAAGCTTCATTGGCTTTGTAAAACGGAACTAACATCAATACGTTATGCGTATTTTTCGAAAGTAATTTTAAAACAATTTTTGTTACGATTCCTAACGTTCCTTCACTACCAACCATCAATTGAGTCAAATTGTATCCTGTTGAATTTTTTAAGGTATTGGCTCCTGTCCAAATAATATCTCCGGTAGGTAAAACCACTTCTAAATTCAAAACATAATCCTTAGTTACACCGTATTTTACAGCTCTTGCTCCACCGGAATTTTCAGCAACATTACCACCTATAAAACAGCTTCCCATACTGCTTGGATCGACAGGATAGAAAAGACCTTTTTCTGAAACGGCTTCGCGTAATACTTGCGTAATCACACCGGGTTCGGTAATCACTTGCAAATTTTGTTCGTCGATGGAAAGAATTTTATTGAATCGTTCCATTGAAAGTCCGATTCCGCCTTGAACCGATAATGCTCCGCCACTCAACCCAGTTCTTCCACCAATCGGAACAACCGGAATTTTGTATTGATTGGCTATTTTTAAAATTTCGGAAATTTCTAAAGCCGAGGATGGCTTTACCACAACATTTGGCGGAAAAACATACGCTTCGGTTTCGTCGTGACCGTAGTGATTTCGGGTTTCTTCATCGGTAAAAACAAACGATTGACCAACGATATTTTCTAATTTGGATAGAATTTCGGAATTGAGTTGCATACTTTATTTTTAAACCAATAAAGGTAAAAAAATTATACCAACGAAAGTATCCAATACCAAAAAGCTAAGGTTAAAAATGAAAGCGGAATTCCGATACCAATCATCATGCTGCTTAATTTAGGTTTTAATCCATAGGTTGAGGCCAAAATTGCTCCGGTTATCATGGGAGCCATTGCCGATTCCATAATAGAAACATCAACCACTAAACCTTCACCTTTAAAAATAAACTTGTATAAAATCAGGAAAAACAATGGTGTTAGCATCAATTTAAAAAACAAACCTAACGCTAAAAAATTCCAATGCTGACTTTTTTTATCAATTTTTAATTGCAAACCAACAGAAACCAGAGCAATTGTTGAAACAGTTCCGCCCACTTTATAAAAAACGGATTGCATCATTTCAGGAAAATCAAGTTTAAAAATATTTAGTAAACAGGCTACAACAAAAGAAATAAAAGGTGGAAAGAATAAAATTTTCTTTATGATTAGTTTTGAATCAACTTCTCCTTTAGAAAAAACTGAAGCAACGATTATCCCCAAAGTAGCCAATACTACAAACGAACCGGGCTGATCGACAATAATTGCTGTTTGTAATCCATCTTGACCATACAAGGCTTCTATTACGGGAAATCCAACAAAAGATGTATTTCCTAATCCTCCTGTAATTATTAAACATCCCATTAATTTTTTAGACCATCCGAGCCATTTTCCCAAACTGTAAAAAAATAAAAACGACAACCCAAATCCTATCCAAGCTACGCCAATTGGAAAAAGTAATTTTGAAGAAATTTCAATTTTCGGAATATAATACAAAGCCAACGCCGGCAACGAAATATAAATCACAAAATGATTGAGTGCTACATATCCATTTTTTGGAAAACTTTTAAGGAATTGCAATCCAAAACCAATCGCTAAACAAAGAAAAATTAAAATGATGTTATCCATGATAGAAAATAGAATGCAAAAATACCATTATAAAATTATTGATTTATTTTTTTAACCTCTATTTTATTGTCTTGAAACTCTTGTTGATTTTACTTACTTTTACTACTTCAAATTAGTGTTGTGAAAAAATCAAAACCAAATAAATCTGCTTTGAATGAAAAAGAAGGTATTCCTCAACCGGAATTTATCAGTGATTTGGTTGTGAAAAACATTAAAGGTTATAGAAAAATTCAACCTTCTTCTGATGAATTAATTAATGGAATTTTAAAAGGAAATATTTCCGATTTAAGCCGTGCCATTACTTTAGTGGAAAGCACAAATCCTGAACATTTAGCTAAAGCGAATGAAATTATTGGAGCTTGCTTATCCAATGCTAATAAATCCATTCGCATTGGAATTACAGGTGTTCCAGGCGTCGGAAAAAGTACGTTTATTGAAGCTTTTGGAAAACACTTAACTTCGTTAGGAAAAAAAGTAGCCGTTTTGGCTGTTGATCCGAGTAGCACTATTTCTCACGGTAGTATTTTGGGCGATAAAACCAGAATGGAAGAATTGGTAAAAGATAAAAACGCCTACATTCGACCTTCTGCTTCGGGAGAAACGTTGGGCGGCGTTGCCAGAAAAACCCGTGAAACTATTATTCTATGTGAAGCTGCCGGATTTGATACTATCATCATTGAAACGGTTGGTGTTGGTCAAAGTGAAACTGCCGTTCACAGTATGGTTGATTTCTTTTTATTATTAAAAATTTCCGGTGCCGGTGATGAATTACAAGGAATCAAACGCGGCATTATGGAAATGGCCGATGCCATCGTAATCAATAAAGCAGATGGTGATAACATCAAAAAAGCCAAACTAGCTAAAACCGAATTCAACAGAGCATTACATCTTTTTCCGGCTAAAAAATCAGGTTGGATGCCTATTGTTTCTACTTGTAGTTCTTATACAAAAGATGGAATTGATGCTGTTTGGAAAACAATTTCAAATTATTTGGAATTGACCAAATCCAATTCCTATTTTCAAGAAAAAAGAAAAGAGCAGAACCAATATTGGATGATGGAAACGATTAATGAACAATTAAAAAATCATTTTTACAATCATCCGGAAATTATTGATTTATTGGAGAAAAAGAAAAAAGCCGTGCAAAATGATGAACTTTCTCCTTTTGCAGCGGCATTAGAATTACTCTCTACTTACTATAAATAAAAGTATTTGACCTTGACGGAAGATAGATTAAGCAGTTTACGTTAATCTGATTAATCTTGTAAAAACATAAGTGTCTTTAAATACAAAAAAATTAATTTAAATACACTTTTAATAAACTTATAATTGTATTTATCTACTTTTTATGATATATAAATACATTTTTTAATTACACATATCTGTATTTATTTCTTATATTTGCTTCATAAATACATTAACTCATGATAGGAAGAAAAGCTCAAACAAAAGCAATGACAGATGCTATCAAGGCAAAAAAGTCATCATTTGTAGCAGTAACAGGAAGAAGAAGAGTTGGAAAAACGTATTTAATAAGAGAAGTATATGAAAAAAACTTCTGTTTTACTGTAACCGGAATTCAGAATGCAGATTTGCAAACTCAAATAAATAATTTTGTTCAAAAAATAGCAGAATACAACAAAGACTTGTTGGTTTTAGGTGCTGTAGATAATTGGCAAAAGGTGTTTTTTGTATTCAAAAATTATTTAAAAAGTTTACCAAAAAATAAAAAGCAAGTTATATTTATTGACGAATTACCATGGATTTCTACACCAAAATCCGGTTTTATACAACTATTAGCACATTTATGGAATGATTATCTGTCTCTAGAACAACATTTTATACTGGTTGTTTGCGGTTCGGCTACTTCATGGATTACGCAAAATATCATTAATGATAAAGGAGGTTTTCATAATAGAATTAATTTGCCCATTCATTTAAAACCTTTTACTCTTGCAGAAACGAATGAATTCTTAAAATCCAAAAATATAAATTATACACCAACGGGTATTTCTGAAATCTATATGACGTTGGGTGGTTTGCCTTATTATTTAGAACAAATTCAAAGAGGCGAAAGCGTTACAAAAGCAATCGAGCGAATATGTTTTTCTGAAACGGGAATATTAAAATACGAATACAACAATTTATACAAAGCCTTATTTACAAATTGGGAAAACCATGAAGCGATTGTAGCTTGTTTAGCAAAATCACACAACGGATTAACTAGAGAAAGCATCATTGAAAACTCAAAAGTTAGTGCGGGTGGTCCATATACTAGAGCGATGAATGATTTGGTTTTGACAGGTTTTGTAGAAGAATCTCTACCCTTTGGTAAGAAAAAAAGAGGAAGTATTTACAGATTAGTAGATGAATTTTCAGTCTTTTATCATCAATTTATGAAAGGTAATGAAAAGAAAGATGCGTCTATCTGGCAAATAATTTCTAATTCACAGAAATATAAAATCTGGAAAGGTTTTGCTTTTGAAACGTTATGCATGAAACATATAGACGAAATAAAAAACGCTTTAGGAATCAGAAATGTTTATACAGAAACATCGTGTTTTAGCAGAAAAGGAACTTCTACAGCCAATGGATTTCAAATTGATTTAATTATTGACCGAAAAGATGCTACTATCAACCTTTGTGAATGTAAATTTTATGAAAGTAACTTTGTCATTTCAAAAAAATATGCACAAGAAATAAAACAAAGAAAAACAGCATTTGCTCAAGAAACCGGCACCAAAAAAATGCTTGTAAATACGTTCATTGCAAATGAAGATTTAATTGAAAATGAACATTCTCTAGAAGTTGTTGATGTTTTTATGAATGTGAGTGAGTTGATGCAATAAATTAATCCGGCATTTTACTCCTCATATCGTTCCATTTCTCTATCATAAAAAGCTCCGGCTAACTCGATTAATTTTTCCATTTCGGTTTCGAGGTCTTTTTCGTCTTCTGCATCAACTTCTTCGATGATTTCCACTTCATCATCTTTTAAATTAATTATAAAACGAGGATATTCTAAATGAATGATAAAAATATCTTCCGGATGATCGGTGTTGTCTGCTAAAACGAATTTTGGTAAGTCCATATTTTAAAGGTTAGCGGGTTGAAAGTTGCGAGTTGCGGGTTTAAAATTAGTATTCAAATGTACCAAATTCACTCGTAATCGTTAATTTTTTATGTTCGGATGCTTCTACTCTGCCTACAATTTGAGCATCGACGTTGAATGATTTTGAAATTTCGATAATGTCATTAGCGATTTCTGCAGGAACATACAATTCCATTCGGTGACCGCAATTAAACACTTGATACATTTCTTTCCAATCGGTTTTGGATTGTTCTTGAATCAGTTTAAATAATGGCGGAATCGGGAATAAATTATCTTTGATAATATGTAAATTGTCAATAAAATGTAAAATCTTGGTTTGGGCTCCACCACTGCAATGCACCATTCCGTGAATTTCTTTTGGAGAGTATTTTTCTAAAATCGTTTTGATTATTGGAGCATAGGTTCGCGTTGGCGAAAGCACTAATTTTCCGGCATCAATCGGACTATTTTCCACTTCATCCGTCAATTTCACTTGACCGGAATAAACCAAATCAGAAGGAACAGCGGCATCAAAACTTTCAGGATATTTTTCGGCTAAATATTTTGAAAAAACATCGTGACGAGCAGACGTTAAGCCATTGCTTCCCATTCCGCCGTTGTACTCTTTTTCGTAAGAGGCTTGTCCGAACGAAGCCAACCCAACAATTACATCACCGGATTTAATGTTTGCATTGTCAATCACATCGCTCCTTTTCATTCGAGCTGTAACGGTAGAATCTACAATGATTGTTCGAACCAAATCGCCCACATCAGCAGTTTCACCACCGGTTGAATGAATCGTAACACCAAATGATTTTAATTCTTGAATTAATTCTTCCGTTCCGTTGATTATGGCAGAAATTACTTCGGCAGGAACTAAATTTTTATTTCTTCCGATGGTGGATGAAAGCATAATATTATCGGTTGCACCAACGCAAAGCAAATCATCAATATTCATAATCAACGCATCTTGAGCAATGCCTTTCCACACCGAAATATCGCCGGTTTCTTTCCAATACAAATACGCTAACGACGATTTTGTTCCGGCACCATCAGCGTGCATTAAAAGACAATAATCGTCATCTCCTGTTAAATAATCAGGAACAATTTTGCAGAAAGCTTTGGGAAATAATCCTTTATCAATGTTTTTTATGGCATTATGCACATCTTCTTTGGCGGCAGAAACTCCGCGAAGAGCATAACGTTTGCTGGTATCAGAACTCATAGTTGTGTTGTTGTGTTTGGCAAAGATAGGATTAATGTGAAAATGTAGCAATTTTAAAATGCATCTAGAAGTGCTATTTTTCAATAATTAAAATTTCAACTCTACGATTGGCAACTCGTTCTTCTTCATTTTTTTCCGGTAAAGGATAAATTGGTCTTGTAGAAGCAAATCCTTTGTATGAAATTCGATCCGCTGAAATTGCATTTGATAGTAGAAAATCATAAACGGTTTTAGCTCGTTTGAGTGAAATATCTTCAATTTCGATTTCCTTACAACATATATGACCTTGAATTTCAATTTTTAGCGTTGGATTATCCTTCATCATTTGAAGCAATTCATCCAAAATTGGTCTTGAATTAGGGAGAACGACATCGCTCATGTTATAAAAATTCAATCCTTTTAAATTCAATAATTCACCAACTTTTGCATTTTTTATCTTTTCGGAAAATGAATTTTTTGGAGTTGGTTTTTGATAGAAAAAGGAAACTTTTCTATTTTCATCTTGGTTTGAAGAAAAATCGAAATTTTCGCCAAAAGGAATTCTTTCGATAGTATCGACGACTTTAATTTTATTAAGTTTTAAAATATTTTCTATAGTATGAATTCGTCGTTCTGCTAATTTTAAATTGTACGTTTTGGAATCTACTGTATCACAATATCCTTCCATTTTATAAACTTCTGCAAATGAATTATTTTTTATCCATTCATTCAAAATTTGAATTGAATTTGAATTTGGGTTTGCTTTATTAAAATCGAAATAAATATCTAATTTTTCCTGAGCGGAAAGTGTAACGAAAAATAAAACTATAAATAAGCAGTTTAATGTTTTCATTTTTTTACAATTTCAATTTCTACTCTGCGATTGGCTATTTTTTCTTCTTCATTTTTTTCAGGAATTGGATAAACTGGTTCATTACTTCCAAAACCTTTGTAAGCCAATCTTCGAAGTTGAATACCGTTATCTCTCAAATAATTAAAAATTTTTAAAGCACGACGATACGATAATTTTGTGTCCTTTGGA
Coding sequences within it:
- a CDS encoding OmpA family protein; translated protein: MKTLNCLFIVLFFVTLSAQEKLDIYFDFNKANPNSNSIQILNEWIKNNSFAEVYKMEGYCDTVDSKTYNLKLAERRIHTIENILKLNKIKVVDTIERIPFGENFDFSSNQDENRKVSFFYQKPTPKNSFSEKIKNAKVGELLNLKGLNFYNMSDVVLPNSRPILDELLQMMKDNPTLKIEIQGHICCKEIEIEDISLKRAKTVYDFLLSNAISADRISYKGFASTRPIYPLPEKNEEERVANRRVEILIIEK
- a CDS encoding FAD-binding oxidoreductase, whose translation is MQLNSEILSKLENIVGQSFVFTDEETRNHYGHDETEAYVFPPNVVVKPSSALEISEILKIANQYKIPVVPIGGRTGLSGGALSVQGGIGLSMERFNKILSIDEQNLQVITEPGVITQVLREAVSEKGLFYPVDPSSMGSCFIGGNVAENSGGARAVKYGVTKDYVLNLEVVLPTGDIIWTGANTLKNSTGYNLTQLMVGSEGTLGIVTKIVLKLLSKNTHNVLMLVPFYKANEACEAVSAIFRAGIVPSALEFMERDAIDWALEYIDGLNVQVKNEIQAHLLIEVDGNYPEILMAEAEKIMTVVEQFQIDDILFADTEDEKNALWKMRRSIAEAVKSNSIYKEEDTVVPRYELPTLLEGIKSIGKKYGFKSVCYGHAGDGNLHVNIIKGTLSDQEWNSEITKGIREIFELTVSLNGTLSGEHGIGYVQKEYMDIAFSKTHLELMERIKFVFDPNGILNPGKILP
- a CDS encoding AIR synthase related protein → MSSDTSKRYALRGVSAAKEDVHNAIKNIDKGLFPKAFCKIVPDYLTGDDDYCLLMHADGAGTKSSLAYLYWKETGDISVWKGIAQDALIMNIDDLLCVGATDNIMLSSTIGRNKNLVPAEVISAIINGTEELIQELKSFGVTIHSTGGETADVGDLVRTIIVDSTVTARMKRSDVIDNANIKSGDVIVGLASFGQASYEKEYNGGMGSNGLTSARHDVFSKYLAEKYPESFDAAVPSDLVYSGQVKLTDEVENSPIDAGKLVLSPTRTYAPIIKTILEKYSPKEIHGMVHCSGGAQTKILHFIDNLHIIKDNLFPIPPLFKLIQEQSKTDWKEMYQVFNCGHRMELYVPAEIANDIIEISKSFNVDAQIVGRVEASEHKKLTITSEFGTFEY
- the meaB gene encoding methylmalonyl Co-A mutase-associated GTPase MeaB, with amino-acid sequence MKKSKPNKSALNEKEGIPQPEFISDLVVKNIKGYRKIQPSSDELINGILKGNISDLSRAITLVESTNPEHLAKANEIIGACLSNANKSIRIGITGVPGVGKSTFIEAFGKHLTSLGKKVAVLAVDPSSTISHGSILGDKTRMEELVKDKNAYIRPSASGETLGGVARKTRETIILCEAAGFDTIIIETVGVGQSETAVHSMVDFFLLLKISGAGDELQGIKRGIMEMADAIVINKADGDNIKKAKLAKTEFNRALHLFPAKKSGWMPIVSTCSSYTKDGIDAVWKTISNYLELTKSNSYFQEKRKEQNQYWMMETINEQLKNHFYNHPEIIDLLEKKKKAVQNDELSPFAAALELLSTYYK
- a CDS encoding AEC family transporter, whose translation is MDNIILIFLCLAIGFGLQFLKSFPKNGYVALNHFVIYISLPALALYYIPKIEISSKLLFPIGVAWIGFGLSFLFFYSLGKWLGWSKKLMGCLIITGGLGNTSFVGFPVIEALYGQDGLQTAIIVDQPGSFVVLATLGIIVASVFSKGEVDSKLIIKKILFFPPFISFVVACLLNIFKLDFPEMMQSVFYKVGGTVSTIALVSVGLQLKIDKKSQHWNFLALGLFFKLMLTPLFFLILYKFIFKGEGLVVDVSIMESAMAPMITGAILASTYGLKPKLSSMMIGIGIPLSFLTLAFWYWILSLV
- a CDS encoding AAA family ATPase is translated as MIGRKAQTKAMTDAIKAKKSSFVAVTGRRRVGKTYLIREVYEKNFCFTVTGIQNADLQTQINNFVQKIAEYNKDLLVLGAVDNWQKVFFVFKNYLKSLPKNKKQVIFIDELPWISTPKSGFIQLLAHLWNDYLSLEQHFILVVCGSATSWITQNIINDKGGFHNRINLPIHLKPFTLAETNEFLKSKNINYTPTGISEIYMTLGGLPYYLEQIQRGESVTKAIERICFSETGILKYEYNNLYKALFTNWENHEAIVACLAKSHNGLTRESIIENSKVSAGGPYTRAMNDLVLTGFVEESLPFGKKKRGSIYRLVDEFSVFYHQFMKGNEKKDASIWQIISNSQKYKIWKGFAFETLCMKHIDEIKNALGIRNVYTETSCFSRKGTSTANGFQIDLIIDRKDATINLCECKFYESNFVISKKYAQEIKQRKTAFAQETGTKKMLVNTFIANEDLIENEHSLEVVDVFMNVSELMQ